A single genomic interval of Aureliella helgolandensis harbors:
- a CDS encoding response regulator, producing MVPAEQTSLRRVLIVDDDRHFLRAVELYLASDLQLVLASSGEAALEVLDTQSFDVVVSDMNMSGISGVEFIKQARQVAPATIYMLLTASRDSSIAIQAFNEAGIYMMVSKPCDLKDLRECIFAAGNEYDKQVG from the coding sequence ATGGTTCCAGCAGAACAGACTTCGCTCCGTCGAGTCTTGATAGTCGATGATGATCGCCACTTTCTTCGGGCAGTGGAACTCTACCTCGCCTCTGACTTACAACTTGTCTTAGCAAGCTCTGGAGAAGCCGCACTCGAGGTACTGGACACGCAGAGCTTCGACGTTGTGGTTAGCGACATGAACATGTCCGGGATCAGCGGAGTTGAATTCATCAAACAAGCTCGCCAGGTAGCACCCGCGACGATCTATATGCTGTTGACCGCCAGTCGTGACAGCAGCATCGCCATTCAGGCGTTCAATGAGGCGGGAATCTACATGATGGTCAGCAAGCCTTGTGACCTGAAAGATTTAAGGGAGTGTATTTTTGCTGCGGGCAACGAGTACGATAAGCAAGTTGGTTGA
- a CDS encoding response regulator, whose amino-acid sequence MVLVAPEKTGQALELMLVEDSLLDARLTIESLRRCGIHHRLSLFRDGAEAIEFLYKRGVFSLAPVPDVILLDLFLPDTDGVSFLRQLRTDGKLMHLPVVVLTSSDDGSDQRQCEELGVSSYIRKPFNEDKFLSVIRRLKGLSLSIESAVS is encoded by the coding sequence ATGGTGCTTGTTGCTCCAGAAAAAACGGGACAGGCTCTCGAGTTGATGCTAGTTGAAGACAGCTTGCTCGACGCGCGTTTAACGATAGAGTCCCTGCGTCGTTGCGGAATCCATCATCGTTTGTCCCTGTTCCGCGATGGTGCTGAGGCGATCGAATTCTTGTATAAACGTGGGGTCTTCAGCCTGGCTCCTGTACCGGATGTCATCCTGTTGGATCTATTCCTTCCGGATACCGATGGAGTTTCATTCTTAAGGCAGTTGCGCACCGACGGCAAGTTGATGCACTTGCCGGTTGTTGTATTGACGAGCAGTGACGATGGATCGGATCAGCGGCAATGTGAGGAGTTGGGAGTCAGCAGCTATATTCGCAAGCCGTTCAATGAAGATAAATTCCTCAGCGTAATCCGGCGCCTGAAGGGCCTTTCGCTTTCCATTGAATCGGCCGTTTCTTAA
- the cimA gene encoding citramalate synthase, whose protein sequence is MVRSIAIYDTTLRDGTQGEGVSFSLQDKLNICERLAEIGIDYIEGGYPLSNEKDVAFFQQAQKLSLGKSLVCAFGMTRRRGMAAADDPGMQAMAKAGTPVCTIVGKSWDFQVTDILGVSLPENLEMIGDSIEFLGRGCEMIYDAEHFFDGYKANPSYALQTLTAAASAGAKWLVLCDTNGGSLPNEIADIVQATLQAVQGYDVQLAIHCHNDGDLATANSLAAIDAGCAQVQGTINGIGERCGNADLIAVMANLGLKRTGFELLGGRSLEPLTELSRYVYETANLQLRNSQPFVGQSAFAHKGGMHVHAVNKAAHTYEHLNPSLVGNERRILVSELSGRSNIVALTSKHNIASDRALMDKILAEVVRQENLGYQYEAAEASFDLLVRRCAGTFSPHFETIKYRVVAGDRDASTGCAFAEAIIKIRAGEHEFFDAAEGQGPVNALDAALRKCLGGVFPELEQMHLLDYKVRVVNGDAGTAARIRVSIESSDHKHMWGTIGVSENIIEASWLALIDAVEYKLLMHEGKLKPSEQQAVATPA, encoded by the coding sequence ATGGTTCGGTCTATCGCAATCTACGACACCACCTTACGGGACGGCACTCAAGGTGAGGGCGTTAGTTTTTCGCTCCAGGACAAGCTCAATATTTGCGAACGCTTGGCTGAGATCGGTATTGACTATATCGAAGGGGGCTATCCGCTATCGAATGAGAAGGATGTCGCATTTTTTCAACAAGCGCAGAAGCTTAGCCTGGGAAAGAGTCTGGTGTGTGCGTTCGGCATGACGCGGCGGAGGGGCATGGCCGCCGCAGACGACCCAGGGATGCAAGCGATGGCCAAGGCTGGGACGCCGGTTTGCACCATCGTGGGGAAGTCTTGGGATTTTCAGGTCACCGATATCCTAGGTGTCTCTCTTCCCGAGAACTTAGAGATGATTGGCGATAGCATCGAGTTTCTCGGGCGCGGTTGCGAAATGATCTATGATGCTGAGCATTTTTTTGATGGCTACAAGGCCAATCCGAGCTATGCCTTGCAGACGCTAACGGCCGCAGCCAGTGCCGGAGCCAAATGGCTGGTCTTGTGCGATACCAATGGTGGCTCGCTCCCCAATGAAATCGCTGACATTGTGCAAGCGACGCTGCAAGCAGTGCAGGGATACGATGTGCAATTAGCAATTCACTGCCATAACGACGGTGACTTGGCGACTGCTAACTCATTGGCCGCGATCGATGCTGGATGTGCACAAGTCCAGGGAACGATCAATGGCATTGGAGAGCGTTGTGGCAATGCGGATCTCATCGCTGTCATGGCCAATCTGGGACTCAAGCGGACCGGTTTCGAACTTTTAGGGGGACGCTCCCTGGAACCGCTGACGGAACTATCACGCTATGTGTACGAGACGGCGAACCTCCAGCTCCGCAATAGCCAGCCGTTTGTTGGACAAAGTGCCTTTGCCCACAAGGGCGGAATGCATGTGCATGCTGTCAACAAAGCAGCGCACACCTACGAACACCTCAACCCATCTCTGGTTGGCAACGAGCGCCGCATTTTGGTGAGTGAACTATCGGGGCGTTCCAATATTGTCGCTCTTACATCCAAACATAATATTGCTTCAGATCGCGCCTTGATGGATAAGATCTTGGCGGAAGTGGTTCGACAGGAGAATCTTGGTTATCAATACGAAGCAGCGGAGGCCTCGTTTGACCTGCTCGTGCGCCGCTGCGCCGGCACGTTCTCCCCGCATTTTGAGACGATCAAGTACCGTGTTGTCGCCGGGGATCGCGATGCTTCAACCGGCTGTGCGTTCGCTGAAGCAATCATCAAAATTCGAGCTGGTGAGCATGAGTTTTTCGATGCTGCTGAAGGGCAAGGACCGGTGAATGCTCTGGACGCTGCCCTGCGGAAATGCTTGGGAGGCGTGTTCCCCGAACTAGAACAGATGCATCTGCTAGATTACAAAGTTCGCGTGGTGAACGGTGATGCGGGCACCGCCGCGCGAATTCGAGTGAGTATCGAAAGCTCGGATCACAAGCACATGTGGGGCACCATCGGAGTGAGCGAGAATATTATCGAGGCCAGTTGGCTCGCCCTAATTGATGCGGTGGAATACAAGCTGTTGATGCACGAAGGCAAGCTCAAACCGAGCGAGCAGCAAGCTGTCGCAACTCCCGCCTAG
- the uvrA gene encoding excinuclease ABC subunit UvrA translates to MAAKKMAADQRELKSLKVSGARVHNLKDVSLEIPHNQLTVLTGVSGSGKSSLAFDTIYAEGQRQYVESLSTYARQFLNQMQRADVDAIDGLQPTLCIDQRVGVANPRSTVATITEIYDYLRLLMARVGTPHCFTCGSPIEQRSPDAIAQQLFELEEGTKLVMLAPVVRGRKGAHRDALSAIQKAGLVRVRIDGEVYEIDDTPQLSQRKNHTIEAVVDKIVIRPNGLTRILESLQVALKLAGGLVAVRYITPPMVDAQVSEDQWKEELFSTRYSCAQCGASYEEIEPRTFSFNSPYGACPACSGLGRANQFDAELVVRDWSVSPAAGAFAILENAQGKLKRDLKKRLQKLVVSTGRQWDQPLKLVKAGQRVAFMEGSGNLAGLRSVLDEFYAASDAETQSWLSGYQDALACPACGGARLRPEALSVLLAGKSMFDITSMSIGEGLEWLDGLQVPPDKQQIAQPILNEMLHRFRFLVKVGVNYLTLGRSADTLSGGELQRVRLATCIGSGLVGVCYILDEPSIGLHQRDNDRLIESLRSLQAEGNTVVVVEHDESMMRTADFLVDMGPGAGKQGGEIVVAGTPLQVEQDRDSLTAAYLRGDRTVFESREPAVRAPRGKLRLEAATLHNLQNVTVEVPLGLLVGVTGVSGSGKSSLFGETLIPALSRALGQSTLAKPGPFRKLRGAEAVDKLVEITQSPIGRSPRSTPATYCGVFDLIRTVWANTRESKQRGFTLSRFSFNSGSGRCAQCQGQGQEKIEMNFLADLYVPCSVCNGLRFNRQTLAVRYRDKSIADVLAMSVDEALGFFENFSKISRLLGSLEQVGLGYLTLGQSSNTLSGGESQRIKLATELARPETGQTVYFLDEPTTGLHFEDVRRLLSVLNGLVERGNSVIVIEHNLDVIQACDWLIDIGPEGGSEGGNIVAAGPPATLHQNPASITGRYLNPATLAE, encoded by the coding sequence ATGGCAGCGAAGAAGATGGCAGCCGACCAGAGAGAGTTGAAATCCCTTAAGGTTTCAGGAGCCCGGGTCCACAATCTGAAGGACGTTTCTCTTGAGATACCTCACAACCAACTCACCGTACTGACCGGCGTCAGTGGTAGCGGTAAGAGCTCGCTGGCATTCGATACGATCTATGCGGAGGGGCAACGCCAATATGTTGAGAGCCTCTCAACCTACGCGCGACAATTCCTCAATCAAATGCAACGCGCCGACGTCGATGCAATTGACGGTCTGCAACCCACCCTTTGCATCGATCAGCGGGTCGGTGTCGCCAATCCGCGCAGCACCGTCGCTACCATTACGGAAATCTACGATTACCTGCGCCTGCTCATGGCTCGCGTCGGCACGCCTCATTGTTTCACGTGTGGTAGTCCCATTGAGCAGCGGTCTCCAGACGCCATCGCGCAACAGCTTTTCGAGCTCGAAGAGGGGACTAAGCTGGTAATGCTGGCCCCCGTGGTGCGCGGCCGAAAGGGGGCGCATCGCGACGCCTTGTCTGCGATCCAGAAAGCGGGGCTCGTGCGCGTGCGCATCGATGGTGAAGTCTACGAGATTGACGATACACCGCAATTGTCACAGCGCAAAAACCATACGATCGAAGCGGTTGTCGATAAGATCGTCATCCGGCCGAATGGGCTGACGAGGATCTTGGAATCGCTGCAAGTTGCCTTGAAGCTGGCCGGCGGACTGGTCGCGGTTCGGTACATCACCCCCCCGATGGTCGATGCGCAGGTCAGTGAGGACCAATGGAAGGAGGAATTGTTCAGCACGCGGTATTCCTGCGCTCAATGTGGCGCGAGTTACGAAGAGATCGAGCCTCGCACATTCAGCTTTAACAGCCCCTACGGCGCTTGTCCGGCGTGCAGTGGTCTGGGACGCGCCAATCAATTTGATGCAGAGCTGGTGGTTCGCGATTGGTCTGTTTCACCAGCCGCAGGTGCATTTGCGATCCTAGAGAATGCTCAGGGGAAGCTCAAACGCGATCTGAAAAAGCGTCTCCAAAAATTGGTCGTTTCCACTGGCAGGCAGTGGGACCAGCCCTTGAAGTTGGTGAAAGCCGGGCAGCGCGTGGCGTTCATGGAGGGGAGCGGGAATCTAGCCGGCTTGCGATCCGTGCTGGACGAATTCTACGCCGCCAGTGATGCGGAAACTCAGAGTTGGTTGAGCGGTTATCAGGATGCCCTTGCTTGCCCGGCTTGCGGGGGAGCACGCCTCAGACCGGAGGCGCTGAGCGTGCTTTTGGCTGGAAAGTCGATGTTTGATATCACATCGATGAGTATTGGCGAAGGGTTGGAATGGCTCGACGGTCTACAGGTTCCGCCGGACAAGCAGCAAATTGCCCAACCCATCTTGAATGAGATGCTGCACCGCTTTCGGTTCCTCGTGAAAGTTGGCGTCAACTATCTGACGTTGGGTCGTTCCGCGGACACGCTCAGCGGCGGCGAATTGCAACGCGTTCGGCTAGCCACCTGCATTGGTAGTGGACTGGTGGGGGTTTGCTATATCCTGGATGAACCGTCAATTGGTTTGCATCAACGGGACAACGACCGGCTCATTGAATCGTTGCGAAGTCTGCAAGCAGAAGGCAATACCGTGGTGGTCGTCGAGCATGACGAATCGATGATGCGTACCGCAGACTTTTTGGTCGATATGGGGCCCGGCGCGGGAAAGCAAGGGGGCGAAATTGTCGTGGCGGGTACTCCTTTGCAAGTCGAGCAAGATCGAGACTCCCTAACAGCAGCCTACCTGCGTGGAGACCGAACCGTGTTCGAGAGTCGGGAGCCTGCCGTTCGAGCTCCGCGGGGCAAGTTGCGATTGGAAGCCGCTACTCTGCACAATCTCCAAAATGTCACCGTGGAAGTGCCGTTGGGATTGTTGGTTGGAGTTACTGGGGTCAGCGGAAGCGGCAAGAGTTCGCTCTTTGGAGAAACACTGATCCCCGCGCTGTCGCGAGCTCTTGGGCAATCGACACTCGCCAAACCTGGGCCCTTCCGAAAACTCCGAGGGGCGGAGGCTGTTGATAAATTGGTGGAGATTACCCAATCACCCATCGGACGTTCGCCACGCAGTACTCCAGCAACGTATTGTGGGGTCTTTGATTTGATCCGCACTGTCTGGGCGAATACCCGTGAGTCCAAGCAACGTGGTTTCACGCTCAGCCGATTTAGCTTCAATTCGGGAAGCGGCCGCTGCGCTCAGTGCCAAGGGCAGGGGCAAGAAAAGATCGAAATGAATTTCTTAGCCGATCTCTATGTGCCATGCTCGGTGTGCAACGGACTGCGTTTCAATCGGCAAACCCTAGCCGTGCGTTATCGTGATAAGTCCATTGCCGATGTGCTGGCGATGAGCGTCGATGAGGCGTTGGGGTTCTTCGAGAACTTCTCCAAAATCAGTCGCCTGCTAGGAAGCCTTGAGCAGGTCGGACTGGGATATCTTACTCTGGGACAGAGTTCCAATACGCTGAGCGGCGGCGAGTCGCAACGGATCAAACTAGCAACCGAGCTCGCACGCCCCGAGACAGGGCAGACTGTGTATTTTCTGGATGAGCCGACCACCGGCTTGCACTTTGAAGATGTTCGACGACTCTTGAGCGTCCTCAACGGTCTCGTCGAACGCGGCAACTCGGTCATCGTGATCGAACACAATCTGGATGTGATTCAGGCCTGCGACTGGTTGATTGATATTGGCCCCGAGGGGGGCAGCGAGGGTGGAAATATTGTTGCCGCTGGACCACCCGCGACACTTCACCAAAATCCCGCGAGTATCACTGGACGCTATCTGAATCCAGCCACACTCGCTGAGTGA
- a CDS encoding alpha/beta hydrolase, with protein sequence MPKSWLWLPLITLAIPNLLLAQSSQVQDVVTMQSDILGGERNYAVYLPPGYDSSKRSYPVLYLLHGSGDDQSGWIQFGEVQHIADQAIANGTATSLVIIMPDGDTGRKGYFNDIRGDWRYEDFFFEELMPHVEMKYRIRQEKRYRAIAGLSMGGGGTLMYALHHPELFSAACPLSASTGPLTLEDAKRRYTRSSRRGDSATESQEPLSDQQIEDYFQQHSAVELVNQLPDDQRESVRWFIDCGDDDFLYEGNSMLHIAMRKKQIPHEYRVREGAHNWTYWRQSLPNVLEFVSQSFHQH encoded by the coding sequence ATGCCTAAATCGTGGCTCTGGTTACCGCTAATTACCCTTGCAATTCCCAATCTTCTGCTGGCGCAGTCGAGCCAAGTTCAAGACGTGGTCACGATGCAGAGTGACATTTTGGGAGGCGAACGCAACTATGCGGTCTACTTACCTCCCGGGTACGATTCGTCCAAACGCTCCTATCCCGTCCTCTATTTGTTGCACGGTAGCGGTGATGATCAGTCCGGCTGGATTCAGTTTGGAGAAGTGCAACATATCGCCGACCAAGCGATCGCTAACGGAACGGCAACTTCGCTGGTGATCATCATGCCGGATGGTGATACAGGGCGCAAAGGCTACTTCAACGACATCCGCGGCGACTGGCGTTACGAGGACTTCTTTTTCGAAGAGCTGATGCCGCACGTTGAGATGAAGTATCGAATCCGACAAGAGAAACGGTATCGCGCAATCGCCGGACTCTCCATGGGCGGCGGAGGCACCCTGATGTACGCACTTCATCATCCCGAACTATTTTCCGCTGCTTGCCCACTCAGCGCCAGCACTGGGCCGTTGACGCTCGAAGACGCTAAACGCCGCTACACGCGTTCCTCACGACGAGGCGACTCAGCTACTGAAAGCCAAGAACCGCTTAGCGATCAACAGATCGAGGACTACTTCCAACAGCACAGCGCTGTGGAACTGGTCAATCAGCTACCCGATGACCAGCGTGAATCGGTCCGCTGGTTTATCGACTGCGGTGATGATGACTTTTTGTATGAAGGGAATTCTATGCTGCATATTGCCATGCGGAAAAAGCAGATTCCTCATGAGTATCGAGTGCGGGAAGGGGCACACAACTGGACCTATTGGCGTCAATCGCTGCCGAACGTCCTGGAGTTCGTCTCTCAGTCGTTCCACCAGCATTGA
- a CDS encoding PQQ-binding-like beta-propeller repeat protein encodes MIPSRRSLSALSWAVSLCVATIPIGFAQDWPQWRGAERDGKSPATGLLDRWPAEGPTLLWRANDLGNGYSTPSAANGIVYLLCSSDGKQEQLVALSLRDGKRLWATRIGEVGENRGPQYPGTRSTPTVDGESVYALASGGNLVCLDSQSGTINWSKSLPGDLGGKPGAWAYSESPLIDGDALICSPGGSEATVVALQKKDGAVIWNAQIEQGDEASYSSPIIANIHGTKQYVLFLSKGTLGLNAKTGALLWRYDRTADKQANVQTPVASNTFIYTAASRVGGGLIELSANASDPQEVYFAKAMPSGMGGSVLVDGKLYGSSGSTLMCIDFATGDIQWQDRSIGSSSLCYADGKLYLHGDSNEVAMVAASSDGYQELGRFPPPNAPDHGTAKAWTYPIIADGKLLIRDVGSVWCYDLKK; translated from the coding sequence ATGATACCAAGCCGAAGATCCCTATCCGCCCTCTCGTGGGCGGTCTCGTTGTGTGTTGCGACAATCCCCATCGGCTTTGCACAGGACTGGCCTCAGTGGCGAGGTGCAGAGCGCGACGGCAAATCCCCAGCTACGGGTTTATTGGATCGATGGCCAGCAGAGGGGCCAACGCTCCTGTGGCGAGCCAACGACTTGGGCAACGGCTATTCAACTCCTTCGGCAGCCAACGGGATCGTCTATTTACTTTGCAGTTCCGATGGCAAGCAGGAACAGTTGGTCGCGCTCTCGCTGCGGGACGGCAAGCGTCTTTGGGCAACACGCATCGGCGAGGTAGGCGAAAACAGAGGACCTCAATACCCGGGCACCCGCTCTACGCCAACGGTCGATGGAGAGTCCGTATACGCACTCGCATCGGGCGGCAACTTGGTCTGTCTCGATAGCCAATCAGGCACGATCAACTGGTCCAAGAGTCTGCCAGGGGACCTGGGCGGCAAGCCCGGCGCCTGGGCCTACTCCGAATCGCCGCTTATCGATGGCGACGCTCTCATCTGCTCCCCCGGAGGCTCCGAGGCCACGGTGGTCGCTCTCCAAAAAAAGGATGGGGCAGTTATCTGGAATGCTCAGATTGAGCAGGGGGATGAAGCGAGTTACTCTTCCCCCATCATCGCGAACATCCATGGCACTAAGCAGTACGTCCTGTTCCTCTCCAAGGGGACCTTAGGTCTGAACGCAAAAACCGGTGCGCTGCTGTGGCGTTACGATCGAACCGCCGACAAGCAAGCCAACGTCCAAACTCCAGTGGCATCCAACACATTCATCTATACGGCGGCAAGCCGCGTGGGAGGTGGGTTGATTGAACTATCTGCCAATGCATCAGATCCGCAAGAAGTCTATTTTGCAAAAGCGATGCCGTCCGGAATGGGCGGCAGTGTGCTTGTCGATGGCAAGCTCTATGGTTCGTCCGGCTCAACCCTCATGTGCATCGATTTCGCCACCGGAGATATCCAGTGGCAAGATCGTAGCATTGGCAGTAGTTCACTGTGCTACGCCGATGGCAAACTCTACCTTCATGGGGATAGCAATGAAGTTGCCATGGTTGCAGCCTCCAGCGATGGATACCAAGAATTGGGACGCTTTCCCCCTCCCAATGCTCCTGATCACGGCACAGCAAAGGCCTGGACGTATCCCATCATCGCCGACGGGAAACTCCTCATTCGCGATGTCGGATCGGTCTGGTGCTACGACCTCAAGAAATAG
- a CDS encoding 3-keto-disaccharide hydrolase, which yields MPFHALKLTAIAALFLFSSRAVFAEIGVGATPIDGAEILLDGSREMLDEKWTYWEGPRFASSLPIKWKVVPDPVDGSTAIMTDDPAAAGGKFGAADIVTKQKFRDFRLHVEFLIAKPGGNSGVYLQNRHEIQILDGDDTAHGMAAVINEKAAPYEVYNGLGKWNAYDVTFRAARFENDKRTEQALVTLYFNGVKVHENVPILRVWGGPNSGLNGDNDEQGLGITDTPGGIKLQAEGHDVRYRNVWIQEIDLKQPDTDFKK from the coding sequence ATGCCCTTTCATGCCCTCAAGCTCACAGCCATCGCGGCGCTGTTTCTTTTCTCCTCGCGCGCCGTTTTTGCGGAAATAGGCGTCGGCGCCACCCCCATCGATGGTGCAGAAATCCTGCTGGATGGAAGTCGAGAAATGCTCGATGAAAAATGGACCTATTGGGAAGGTCCAAGGTTTGCAAGTTCTCTGCCCATCAAGTGGAAAGTCGTTCCCGACCCCGTCGATGGTAGTACGGCAATTATGACGGACGACCCAGCAGCCGCTGGTGGAAAATTCGGCGCCGCAGATATCGTTACGAAACAGAAATTCCGTGACTTTCGACTGCACGTTGAATTCTTAATTGCTAAGCCTGGAGGTAATAGCGGAGTCTATCTACAGAATCGCCATGAAATCCAGATTCTTGACGGCGACGATACGGCACACGGGATGGCAGCGGTGATCAATGAGAAGGCCGCCCCCTACGAGGTCTACAACGGTCTAGGAAAGTGGAATGCCTACGATGTGACATTCCGCGCGGCTCGTTTTGAGAATGACAAACGCACCGAACAGGCGCTGGTCACGCTCTACTTTAACGGTGTCAAGGTCCACGAAAACGTGCCGATCCTGCGAGTCTGGGGTGGTCCCAACTCAGGCCTCAACGGTGACAACGATGAACAAGGATTGGGAATTACGGACACTCCAGGAGGAATCAAGTTGCAAGCCGAAGGCCATGACGTCCGCTATCGGAATGTTTGGATTCAAGAAATCGACCTTAAGCAACCCGACACCGATTTTAAGAAGTAG